One Kribbella sp. NBC_00662 genomic region harbors:
- a CDS encoding CpaF family protein, which yields MSADQELVRKLRVQVAERLNEQRRRDQVNGVPPMSAEDEREYARSLIVQVLEDHARYELAEGRTPPTPDDDAQIAGAIHSALFGVGRLQPLIDDPEVENIDINGCDQVFVQYGDGREETPGPVAESDEELVELIQVLAAHAGLTSRPFDSANPQLDLRLPDGSRLSAVMGVTSRPAVSIRRARLGKVFLRDLVQNGTMTDDIGSFLRAAVAARKNIMIAGATNSGKTTLLRALANEIQPHERLITVERSLELGLGEFKDLHPNVVAFEERLPNSEGVGEVTMADLVRRSLRMNPSRVIVGEVLGDEIVTMLNAMSQGNDGSLSTIHSNSSMEVFNRISTYAIQAMERLPMDATQMLIAGALDFVVFVRKHNDYTRGGGLSRYVESIREVTGWDGRVLSGEVFAPGPDGRAAAHAPIACMDELEHFGYQPLVHGTWA from the coding sequence ATGAGCGCTGACCAGGAGCTGGTCCGCAAGCTGCGCGTGCAGGTTGCCGAGCGGCTGAACGAGCAGCGTCGCCGCGATCAGGTGAACGGCGTACCTCCGATGAGTGCGGAGGACGAGCGGGAGTACGCGCGGTCCCTGATCGTGCAGGTGCTCGAGGACCACGCGCGGTACGAGCTGGCCGAGGGACGTACGCCGCCGACCCCGGACGACGACGCGCAGATCGCCGGCGCGATCCACTCGGCGCTGTTCGGTGTCGGCCGGCTGCAGCCGCTGATCGACGACCCCGAGGTCGAGAACATCGACATCAACGGCTGCGACCAGGTCTTCGTGCAGTACGGCGACGGCCGCGAGGAGACGCCCGGTCCGGTGGCCGAGAGCGACGAGGAACTGGTCGAGCTGATCCAGGTGCTCGCCGCGCACGCGGGTCTGACCAGCCGCCCGTTCGACTCCGCCAACCCGCAGCTCGACCTGCGGCTGCCCGACGGCTCCCGGTTGTCGGCGGTGATGGGTGTGACATCGCGGCCGGCGGTGTCGATCCGGCGGGCGCGGCTCGGCAAGGTGTTCCTGCGCGACCTGGTGCAGAACGGGACGATGACCGACGACATCGGCTCGTTCCTGCGGGCCGCGGTCGCGGCGCGGAAGAACATCATGATCGCGGGCGCGACGAACTCGGGTAAGACCACGCTGCTGCGCGCGCTGGCCAACGAGATCCAGCCGCACGAGCGGCTGATCACGGTCGAGCGCTCGCTCGAGCTCGGCCTGGGGGAGTTCAAGGACCTGCACCCGAACGTGGTCGCGTTCGAGGAACGGCTGCCGAACTCCGAAGGCGTCGGCGAGGTCACGATGGCCGACCTGGTCCGCCGCTCGCTGCGGATGAACCCTTCGCGCGTCATCGTGGGTGAGGTGCTGGGCGACGAGATCGTGACGATGCTGAACGCGATGAGCCAGGGTAACGACGGCTCGCTGTCGACGATCCACTCGAACAGCTCGATGGAGGTGTTCAACCGGATCAGCACCTACGCGATCCAGGCGATGGAGCGGCTGCCGATGGACGCCACCCAGATGCTGATCGCCGGTGCGCTCGACTTCGTCGTGTTCGTCCGCAAGCACAACGACTACACGCGCGGCGGCGGCCTCAGCCGGTACGTCGAGAGCATCCGCGAGGTGACCGGCTGGGACGGCCGGGTGCTGTCCGGCGAGGTGTTCGCCCCCGGGCCGGACGGACGTGCGGCAGCGCACGCGCCGATCGCCTGCATGGACGAGCTCGAGCACTTCGGGTACCAACCCCTGGTCCACGGAACGTGGGCGTGA
- a CDS encoding type II secretion system F family protein yields the protein MNDRTLGALLCGAVVGGAVLLLIVAIRGTEPKDETPSLFRNRGADHRRNLIRLGAGIAVGLVVLVVTRWLVLAIALGLLAGMADRFFGGTGEERRAIDRLDALATWTEALRDTIAGAVGLEQAIPATAVNAAPAIKPSLNLLVDRLRIREPLPSALMRFADDLNDPSADLIVAALVLNARLRGPGLREVLSALADSAREELDVRRKVAAERRSTRRSVQVVVAITLIMAAGLILFNPTYMAPYRSFIGQVVLTLVIGLYALGLLWLRRLAKIEVPERFLIGMTTDGRLNRPGDDRMETVSG from the coding sequence ATGAACGACAGGACCCTGGGTGCGCTGCTGTGCGGGGCGGTGGTCGGCGGCGCGGTGCTGCTGCTGATCGTCGCGATCCGCGGGACCGAGCCGAAGGACGAGACGCCGTCGTTGTTCCGCAACCGCGGCGCCGACCACCGCAGGAACCTGATCCGCCTCGGCGCCGGCATCGCCGTCGGCCTGGTGGTGCTGGTGGTGACCCGCTGGCTGGTGCTCGCCATCGCGCTCGGTCTGCTGGCCGGGATGGCGGACCGCTTCTTCGGCGGCACCGGTGAGGAACGCCGCGCGATCGACCGGCTGGACGCCCTGGCCACCTGGACCGAGGCGCTGCGCGACACGATCGCCGGCGCGGTCGGTCTGGAGCAGGCGATCCCCGCGACCGCGGTGAACGCCGCACCGGCCATCAAGCCCAGCCTGAACCTGCTCGTCGACCGGCTGCGCATCCGCGAACCGTTGCCCTCGGCACTCATGCGCTTCGCCGACGACCTGAACGACCCGTCGGCAGACCTGATCGTCGCCGCCCTGGTGCTGAACGCCCGGCTGCGCGGACCCGGTCTGCGCGAGGTGCTGAGCGCGCTGGCCGACTCGGCCCGCGAGGAGCTCGACGTACGGCGGAAGGTCGCGGCCGAACGGCGATCGACCCGCCGCAGCGTGCAGGTGGTCGTCGCGATCACGCTGATCATGGCGGCCGGTCTGATCCTGTTCAACCCGACGTACATGGCGCCGTACCGCAGCTTCATCGGGCAGGTCGTGCTGACGCTGGTGATCGGGCTGTACGCGCTCGGCCTGCTGTGGCTGCGGCGACTGGCGAAGATCGAGGTGCCGGAGCGGTTCCTGATCGGCATGACCACCGACGGCCGGCTCAACCGGCCGGGTGACGACCGGATGGAAACGGTGAGCGGATGA
- a CDS encoding type II secretion system F family protein codes for MTWAFITGGLAGLGVYVAIRIFIKPRTNVLSTIARIDAGRGGYTSGATASAAGERVLGGVDRARETLGRRLEAEANARGWAFGKLRRDLAVMNQPFAAMLATKVFFALGALILIPIVLFLFSAIGFAAPGAAPAIVTLAFMVLAFFLPDLALRQEAEKRRRDFRHVVGSFLDLVAMNLAGGRGLPEALMTASTIGEHWAMARIRQALANARLIGITPWDAMARLGEDLGVEELRDLASALALAGDEGAKIRSSLLARAASLRRKELADVEGKAGERSQSMLVAQLVMISAFFLFLAFPAGVAILGS; via the coding sequence ATGACCTGGGCCTTCATCACCGGCGGCCTGGCCGGCCTCGGCGTGTACGTCGCGATCCGGATCTTCATCAAGCCGCGGACCAACGTGCTGTCGACGATCGCGCGGATCGACGCCGGCCGCGGCGGGTACACCAGTGGCGCGACGGCCAGCGCGGCCGGCGAGCGGGTGCTCGGCGGTGTCGACCGGGCCCGCGAGACGCTGGGCCGGCGGCTCGAGGCCGAGGCGAACGCGCGCGGCTGGGCGTTCGGCAAGCTCCGCCGCGACCTCGCGGTGATGAACCAGCCGTTCGCCGCGATGCTTGCCACCAAGGTGTTCTTCGCGCTCGGCGCGTTGATCCTGATCCCGATCGTGTTGTTCCTGTTCTCCGCGATCGGGTTCGCCGCCCCGGGTGCGGCGCCGGCGATCGTGACGCTGGCGTTCATGGTGCTGGCGTTCTTCCTGCCCGACCTGGCGTTGCGGCAGGAGGCGGAGAAACGGCGGCGCGACTTCCGGCACGTGGTCGGCAGCTTCCTCGACCTGGTCGCGATGAACCTGGCCGGCGGCCGCGGTCTGCCCGAGGCACTGATGACCGCGTCCACGATCGGCGAGCACTGGGCGATGGCCCGGATCCGGCAGGCGCTCGCGAACGCGCGACTGATCGGGATCACGCCATGGGACGCGATGGCACGGCTCGGCGAGGACCTCGGCGTCGAGGAACTGCGCGACCTCGCGTCGGCGCTCGCACTGGCCGGCGACGAGGGCGCGAAGATCCGCTCGTCGCTGCTCGCGCGGGCGGCATCGCTGCGACGTAAGGAACTCGCGGACGTGGAAGGCAAGGCGGGTGAGCGCTCTCAGTCGATGCTGGTTGCGCAGCTGGTCATGATCTCGGCATTCTTCCTTTTCCTGGCGTTCCCGGCCGGCGTGGCCATCCTCGGAAGTTAG
- a CDS encoding TadE family protein yields MRSGWKRFRRRRSERGVSTLELAILAPAILTLIFLSIQTALWLYGRSVALNAAEEGVSRLRLVQPTVYTTAVGEKVRSDIQSYATQLGGTTLQHADVPFPAYNNPEGTVSFTVTGDTVSLVPGLTLKVSRTATGQIEQFEADK; encoded by the coding sequence ATGCGGTCGGGGTGGAAGAGGTTTCGACGCAGACGGTCGGAGCGAGGGGTCAGCACGCTCGAGCTGGCCATCCTCGCGCCGGCGATCCTGACGCTGATCTTCCTGTCCATCCAGACGGCCTTGTGGCTGTACGGGCGTTCCGTCGCGCTGAACGCCGCGGAGGAGGGCGTGTCCCGGCTCCGGCTGGTGCAGCCGACCGTCTACACCACCGCGGTGGGGGAGAAGGTCCGGTCGGACATCCAGTCGTACGCGACGCAGCTCGGCGGTACGACGTTGCAGCACGCCGACGTGCCGTTCCCGGCGTACAACAACCCGGAAGGCACCGTCTCGTTCACCGTCACCGGGGACACCGTGTCGCTGGTGCCCGGCCTGACGCTGAAGGTGAGCCGGACCGCCACCGGCCAGATCGAACAGTTCGAAGCCGACAAGTGA
- a CDS encoding TadE/TadG family type IV pilus assembly protein, which yields MKRRLGQRGTMALEMVILAPVLLLLFMFLLACGRYFQTSSLLESAARDGARSASQARSLPEAQSRVDTAVSTTMNQAIKSCKTTASGSITTGFVAGSPLSVEVTCTINYRDLGLLGLGGDTTITKRFTSSLDPYRGVRGDGS from the coding sequence ATGAAGCGCAGACTGGGGCAGCGCGGGACGATGGCGCTGGAGATGGTGATCCTCGCGCCGGTGCTGCTCCTGCTGTTCATGTTCCTGCTCGCCTGCGGGCGGTACTTCCAGACCTCCTCACTGCTGGAGAGCGCGGCCCGCGACGGCGCCCGCAGCGCCAGTCAGGCGCGGTCGTTGCCGGAGGCCCAGAGCCGCGTCGACACGGCCGTCAGTACGACGATGAACCAGGCGATCAAGTCCTGCAAGACGACCGCGTCGGGCTCGATCACCACCGGGTTCGTTGCCGGGTCGCCGTTGTCGGTCGAGGTCACCTGCACGATCAACTACCGCGACCTGGGGTTGCTCGGACTCGGCGGCGACACCACGATCACCAAGCGCTTCACCTCGTCCCTCGACCCGTACCGGGGGGTGCGCGGTGACGGCTCCTGA
- a CDS encoding TadE/TadG family type IV pilus assembly protein has translation MTAPERHRSRLVEFFRIDAPGNHRRFSRGALSPAVAILAVMIFTLAGLVIDGGRQLGARSRAVGYAQEAARVGAAAIQLNVAEAKIDTTKAATAIAGFCAQVRNNDPAVTSCGPTTLTDKEVDIQVDIANKTTFLGLIGKTSLKASGTGQAHAEQGIEKADDSPTIPPIVVNPTTDGPGAPTSVANPPTIDLPCPTWTVGSPTPIWTLSPFPFPATCSPNVTPPPDTNSSPPPSGDPSGPPSSSGPPSSSKPPGG, from the coding sequence GTGACGGCTCCTGAGCGGCACCGGTCGCGGCTCGTCGAGTTCTTCCGGATCGATGCCCCCGGCAACCATCGGCGTTTCTCCCGCGGCGCGCTGAGCCCCGCGGTGGCGATCCTCGCGGTGATGATCTTCACCCTGGCCGGCCTGGTGATCGACGGCGGCCGCCAGTTGGGTGCGCGATCCCGTGCGGTCGGGTATGCCCAGGAGGCGGCCCGCGTCGGCGCGGCCGCGATCCAGCTGAACGTCGCCGAGGCCAAGATCGACACCACCAAGGCGGCCACCGCGATCGCCGGGTTTTGTGCGCAGGTGCGGAACAACGACCCGGCCGTCACCTCGTGCGGTCCGACCACGTTGACCGACAAAGAGGTCGACATCCAGGTCGACATCGCGAACAAGACCACGTTCCTCGGCCTGATCGGCAAGACCTCGCTGAAGGCCAGCGGCACCGGCCAGGCGCACGCCGAACAAGGCATCGAGAAGGCCGACGACAGCCCGACGATCCCGCCGATCGTGGTCAACCCGACCACCGACGGCCCCGGTGCTCCGACGTCCGTCGCCAATCCGCCGACGATCGACCTGCCCTGCCCGACCTGGACCGTCGGCTCGCCGACCCCGATCTGGACGTTGTCGCCGTTCCCGTTCCCCGCCACCTGCTCCCCGAACGTGACACCGCCGCCGGACACCAACTCGTCGCCGCCGCCGTCCGGCGATCCGTCCGGTCCGCCGTCCAGTTCCGGCCCGCCGTCGTCGTCGAAGCCGCCCGGCGGCTAG